The Halobacteriovoraceae bacterium genomic interval TGATGAGAGAATTGATGGTTCTTTAGCTTTTGCTTTATTAACAGAAGTTCAAAAACTAAATAAAACACCAGGAAGAGTATCTGAAATTGCAGTCGCACTCAATGATATGGAGAAATCGGAATCCTTGGCATCATTTTGGTCTCTATACAGTTCAGACAAAATCCAAGGGTGGAAAAACGCCAATAAAATGTTTATGGAAGTTATAAAAATGCAAGACGTTGTGAGATATTTTATTATGTTTTCAGTCTTAGTGGTTGCAGCTTTTGGGGTCTATAATGTTTTGTCTATTATGATAAATCAGAAACGTAAAGAAATTGCTATTTTGCGCTCAATTGGTTATTCGCCGAGTGAAATACTTCATTTAATTTTATATCAAGGTATTTTTTTAGGACTTTGCGGAGGGCTCCTAGGATTAGCCTTTGGCGTAACTCTCGTTACAGTTGTTAGTAAGATTGATATCGGTTTACAAATTGGAAAATCAAATCACCTAATTGTTAGTTATGATCATTCAATTTATGTCACTGCATTTATTGCTGCTGTCATTGCATCTATTTTTGCAAGTATTGTTCCAGCGTTGTCCGCGAGCAAAATGACGCCTATAGATATTATCAGGGGAGAGTAATGATAAAGTGTGATAATTTAATAAAAGAATTTGGTACTCCTCCACAACAAATCTTAAAAGGAATTTCACTTGAAATTAATGATGGTGAATTTGTATCGATTACAGGAAAGTCGGGAAGTGGAAAAAGTACATTACTCTACATTATTAGCTCCCTCGATTTGCCAAGTTCTGGAAGTGTATTTTTAGATGGAGAGAAGACTCAAAATATGAGCGTTGAGAGGATTCATTCTTTTAGAAACTCTCATGTTGGATTTATATTTCAGTTTCATTACTTATTGCCAGAACTTTCATCTTTAGAGAATATACTCTTGGCACCAAGAAAATTAGGAATTCAAAAGAAATTCATTCCAAAAGCAAATGAACTCTTAGAAACTATGGGAATTGAATATGTTGCTCATAAACTACCTTCTCAGATGTCTGGAGGAGAACAGCAAAGAGTTGCTATTGCGAGGGCATTAATTATGAATCCTAGATATATTTTCGCAGATGAACCTACTGGAAATTTAGATAGTGTTAGTGGAAATATAGTCATGGACATACTTAAAAAAACGAATAAAGAAAATGGGACAACAATTTGTATGGTCACACATGATCAAGAATTTGCATCAATGGCCAACCGTGAAATTTATTTGATTGATGGACAAGTAGCTAGAAGTTAAAAAAATAAGTGTAGTTATGATTAGATGTAACTTTACAATTTAAAAGGCGCAATTTTTGAAAAAAATATTTTTGTTTTTAGTTTTTTTTCCTCAATATGTTTTTGCCACAAAATCATGTGCACCTTCTCCATGTATTCAAAATGGTAAATTTAATTCTAGTAAATGTGCTCTCATTTCAAAATGGGTTGCAGTTGGTGAAATTAAAAATATTAAACATAATAAAAAAGGGTTCCCCGAAAATACTGACTTTGCAGAGTTCGATTTTCAAATTGAATTAACTGAAAAAGGTAAAATAGAAGGGACAAATACTTTAAAATTTAAAATCGGTTGGTGTAAAAACGTAGGGCCAATTCCTCGAGAGGTTGAAGGGAGATTATTTAGATTCTATGGAAAAGACGAAACTGAATATTTTTATTTTCAAGAGTTTAAAATATAGTTGGCCAAATAAAAATGAAGTTTTATAAACCTGAAGAATATCAATTAAAGGTCGAAAAATTATATCATTTAGTTTCAAATGATCTGAGAAAAATATTGCCTAAAGCTCGAATTGAGCATATTGGGTCTTCATCTATTCCAGGTTCAGTTTCTAAGGGAGATTTAGATATATTTGTCGGTGTTGAATGTGATGAAATCGATAATGCTTTAAGTATACTGCAGAAACATAGTTACTTTTTAAAAGAAGGTTCATTTGAATGTGAACATCTTAAAATGTTAATAACCGATAAATATAATCATGATGTGGCCCTGCAGTTGGTCGTAAATGGCAGCGAATATGAATTTTTTATTCATTTTCGTGAAATTCTAAGAAGTTCTCCAAATCTCATTGGAGAATACAATGCTTTGAAACTCAGTTGTGCTGGTATGGATGAAAATAAATATCGAAAATTGAAATCGGATTGGATAGAAAAAGTGTTATCTAATAATTAGATTAAAAAATATTCAAATGAACCTTTGATAAACTCCTTTCATTTTAATAGAATATACTAGCTCTTTCTCATTAATTTTTTGGGCAATGATATGAAATGTTTAATAATTCTCTTTTTTATATTATCAACAAACGCTTTGGCCAAAACTATACTTTTTTTAGGAGACTCATTAACAGCTGGTTATGGTATAGATCAAGAAAACTCATACCCATATCTATTAGAAACCTTACTCAAAAAAGAGGGGATCTCAATTGAACTCATCAATGCAAGTGAAAGTGGTGCAACTACAAGTGTTGGTCTGTCTAGATTTAGATGGGTATTAAAGCGAAGAATTGATATTCTCGTGCTAGCACTCGGTGGAAATGATGGTCTAAGAGGGATTGACGTAAATGCAACAAAAGAAAACTTGCAAAAAATAATGACACTTGCAAAAAAAAATAATGTAAGTGTTTTACTTGCAGGCATGATGGCACCTAAAAACATGGGGACTTTATTCACAGAAAAATTTGATAATCTTTTCAAAGATCTTGGAAAAAATAATGAAATATTTTTTATGCCCTTTCTTCTCAAAGATGTTGCCGGTTTGAAAAAAATGAATATTGGCGATGGAATTCACCCTAATGAAACTGGCCATCAAATAATTGCAAAAAATATGTACCCAATATTAAAAAAGGCAATACAAGGTAAATAATGATAGAAGTTATTAATCTGAAAAAATCCTTCCAAGGCCCTCATGGAAAAATTGAAATTTTAAAATCAATAGATCTAAAAGTTAATAAAGGTGAAGTTATTTCAATTCTTGGAAAATCTGGCGTAGGTAAAAGTACTTTGCTTTCACTCTTATGCGGATTGGAATTACCTGATTCAGGAAAAATTATTCTTAATTCTCAAGAATTTAGTTCTTTAAACGATTCTGCTAGAGCTGCATTAAGGTCTGACTACATAGGGTATATATTTCAGAACTATCATTTAGTTTCTAATTTGACAGCTATTGAAAATATTGAAGTTGTCCTAGATATTCAAAAAAGAAAGAATACTAAACAGGAGGCCATCAAATGGCTGAAATATGTAGGACTTGAGGATAGAGCAGATCATTTTCCGTCAACTTTAAGTGGGGGGGAGTCTCAAAGAGTTGCAATAGCTCGAGCTTTGTCTACTAGACCAAAAATTATTTTAGCAGATGAGCCCAGTGGTAGTTTAGATGAGGAAACTGGTGAAATGATTAATGATTTACTATTTAAAATCGTAAAAGAATTTGAAACGTCTATGATTATTGTTACTCACAACCAGGATTTGGCCAGAAGAACTTTTAAAACTTATCAACTCCAACATGGCTCTTTATTAGAATTATGATTTTAAAATTGAAATATGCATGGAAGTTTTTTAGAAACGGTAGAAGATATACATTTCTAATACTTTTTAATTTTACGATCGCTTTATCAGGTCTAATTAGTGTACTTCTTCTTACAGAATCAATGAGAGAATCATTAAATAATCAATCAAGAAATCTTGTCGGTGCAGATATTGTTATTCAAACAAGGCAGGATCTTGAAGATAAAAAAATTTCCGAAGTGGTCAATTTAATAGGTGGAGAAAAAAATATCTCAAAGGTCTATAGTCTATATTCCATGTTATCAGATGGCAATTCATTGCGCTTAATTGAAATCAAAGGTGTGGATAAT includes:
- a CDS encoding ABC transporter permease; the encoded protein is MLYLSFKQLFSKKKQTFFIILGIGFGAMLFIAISGVMLGLRSYIVSALLNNTAHILISGSERQIDSEDIKERFFGDDLVHWVSSPYGKRGEAKLENYQGWAERLNNHNDVFAFSPRLTINSMFSKRKIRTNVSLTGVIPHRQMSVSNIEDYMVEGHFEDLSKGGNKIIIGEKVGQDLGVKVGQTLGVLSRMNEVTMFKIVGVFRFGDERIDGSLAFALLTEVQKLNKTPGRVSEIAVALNDMEKSESLASFWSLYSSDKIQGWKNANKMFMEVIKMQDVVRYFIMFSVLVVAAFGVYNVLSIMINQKRKEIAILRSIGYSPSEILHLILYQGIFLGLCGGLLGLAFGVTLVTVVSKIDIGLQIGKSNHLIVSYDHSIYVTAFIAAVIASIFASIVPALSASKMTPIDIIRGE
- a CDS encoding ABC transporter ATP-binding protein — translated: MIKCDNLIKEFGTPPQQILKGISLEINDGEFVSITGKSGSGKSTLLYIISSLDLPSSGSVFLDGEKTQNMSVERIHSFRNSHVGFIFQFHYLLPELSSLENILLAPRKLGIQKKFIPKANELLETMGIEYVAHKLPSQMSGGEQQRVAIARALIMNPRYIFADEPTGNLDSVSGNIVMDILKKTNKENGTTICMVTHDQEFASMANREIYLIDGQVARS
- a CDS encoding GrpB family protein, producing the protein MKFYKPEEYQLKVEKLYHLVSNDLRKILPKARIEHIGSSSIPGSVSKGDLDIFVGVECDEIDNALSILQKHSYFLKEGSFECEHLKMLITDKYNHDVALQLVVNGSEYEFFIHFREILRSSPNLIGEYNALKLSCAGMDENKYRKLKSDWIEKVLSNN
- a CDS encoding arylesterase; translated protein: MKCLIILFFILSTNALAKTILFLGDSLTAGYGIDQENSYPYLLETLLKKEGISIELINASESGATTSVGLSRFRWVLKRRIDILVLALGGNDGLRGIDVNATKENLQKIMTLAKKNNVSVLLAGMMAPKNMGTLFTEKFDNLFKDLGKNNEIFFMPFLLKDVAGLKKMNIGDGIHPNETGHQIIAKNMYPILKKAIQGK
- a CDS encoding ABC transporter ATP-binding protein, translated to MIEVINLKKSFQGPHGKIEILKSIDLKVNKGEVISILGKSGVGKSTLLSLLCGLELPDSGKIILNSQEFSSLNDSARAALRSDYIGYIFQNYHLVSNLTAIENIEVVLDIQKRKNTKQEAIKWLKYVGLEDRADHFPSTLSGGESQRVAIARALSTRPKIILADEPSGSLDEETGEMINDLLFKIVKEFETSMIIVTHNQDLARRTFKTYQLQHGSLLEL